One uncultured Gellertiella sp. genomic window carries:
- a CDS encoding sulfatase-like hydrolase/transferase has translation MNVLSAMTSRHPLLVYYSIVALGFLGVAVCACLANRTARFLFGVVISVSLATEFTLYIITGHTTEIQTYQALMEAREHAGGAVFAYLPFILQGVSLLILALPGLVLSPIKPLQLHWRWSIVPLSAFAVTYSGLHDYADKMAYIPAPFATIPKLVLAVTGSQLYFGPREEVHDHTVRPGAFEKIVFIVDESVRGDYLQINNPAMDNTPFLASETDRFANFGLAVSYADCSAASRLALRAGTHLEDLPDLKQVSMHQPTFWQYAKKAGYQSIYLNGFGSSRVLHSFQSFAELAEVDRRENADLSDMPEADNKIADRLATLLKQPGKAFIFVEKLGTHAKYSTNFPKTVPYSPRHFARPLDKLPADQASDIMDYSKSTWWRVDEFFRRLLPALEEPDVLTIYTSDHGQSMYEGGYPATHCTVIDPVSGEGIVPLLVFTGNAPVLKQFRDAAGRYKDRAMHADIPGTLYTLMGFDPLHFARPYTTSLLQVPLNRHRRFFGGTFYSADIHWHQVD, from the coding sequence ATGAATGTGCTGAGCGCGATGACATCTCGACATCCGTTGTTGGTCTATTACAGCATTGTTGCACTCGGTTTTTTGGGCGTTGCCGTCTGCGCCTGCCTTGCCAACAGAACCGCGAGGTTCCTGTTTGGCGTGGTCATCAGCGTCTCGCTTGCCACCGAATTCACCCTCTACATCATAACGGGCCATACGACTGAAATTCAGACCTATCAGGCACTGATGGAAGCACGCGAACATGCAGGCGGGGCTGTCTTTGCCTATCTGCCATTCATCCTTCAGGGCGTGTCACTGTTGATCCTTGCGTTGCCGGGCCTTGTCCTGTCGCCCATAAAACCGCTGCAATTGCACTGGCGATGGTCGATCGTGCCTCTCTCGGCCTTTGCGGTGACCTATAGCGGGCTGCATGACTATGCGGACAAAATGGCCTATATCCCGGCACCTTTCGCCACGATCCCAAAGCTTGTCCTCGCCGTCACGGGATCGCAGCTCTATTTTGGCCCCCGCGAGGAAGTGCATGATCATACCGTGCGGCCAGGTGCCTTTGAAAAAATTGTGTTTATCGTCGACGAAAGCGTTCGGGGCGACTATCTCCAAATTAACAATCCGGCAATGGACAACACCCCGTTCCTGGCATCCGAAACGGACCGTTTCGCCAATTTTGGCCTGGCCGTCAGCTATGCCGATTGTTCGGCGGCCTCCCGGCTGGCCCTGCGCGCGGGCACGCATCTGGAGGATCTTCCCGATCTGAAACAGGTCTCGATGCATCAGCCGACATTCTGGCAATATGCGAAAAAGGCGGGATACCAGTCCATCTACCTCAACGGGTTCGGCAGTTCCCGGGTGCTTCACAGCTTTCAGAGCTTTGCAGAACTGGCAGAGGTGGACAGGCGGGAAAACGCGGATCTGTCCGATATGCCGGAGGCCGACAACAAAATTGCGGACCGGCTGGCCACCCTTCTGAAACAACCCGGAAAGGCATTCATTTTCGTGGAAAAATTGGGCACGCATGCCAAATATTCCACCAATTTCCCCAAAACTGTTCCCTACAGCCCCCGCCATTTCGCCAGGCCACTGGATAAACTGCCCGCTGACCAGGCCAGTGATATCATGGACTATTCAAAATCCACCTGGTGGCGCGTCGACGAATTCTTTCGCAGACTGCTGCCCGCGCTCGAAGAACCCGATGTCCTGACCATTTACACCAGTGATCACGGCCAATCCATGTACGAAGGCGGCTATCCCGCAACCCATTGTACAGTCATCGATCCCGTGAGTGGCGAAGGCATTGTCCCTCTGCTGGTCTTTACCGGAAACGCTCCGGTCCTCAAGCAGTTCAGGGACGCGGCTGGGCGATACAAGGATCGCGCCATGCATGCCGACATACCAGGCACACTCTATACGCTGATGGGCTTCGATCCCCTGCATTTTGCAAGGCCGTACACGACTTCCCTGTTGCAGGTCCCCCTGAACCGGCATCGCCGTTTCTTCGGGGGAACATTTTACTCCGCAGACATTCACTGGCATCAGGTCGACTGA